A region of the Arachis hypogaea cultivar Tifrunner chromosome 15, arahy.Tifrunner.gnm2.J5K5, whole genome shotgun sequence genome:
ATTTCTCCAGATTTAAGGTTTCAGAGGTTAGGAAGATGTATGCACATGCAATTGAAGCTCTATCTGCTTCATGCAGCAAGCACTCTAGGCAGgttcttaatattttattctttaccCTCTCTTCTATTTTGTGCTTGAAACTGCACATTGCCTATCTGTTGAGTTATTTATCTTAATTGCATAGGTAGTGCCATATTCCATAGAAAACAATGATCAGATCCCTTATTTGGATTTATGATAATGAAACAGGGTAGGAAAATAAATTGAGAGATACTGTTCACTGAGCAacccctttttctttattttttattaactctGGGAGTGGTTGTAATGTGAGCCATAATTGGTTATAGTGAAATCTCATGTAGTGCCATTTTCTTTTATCTATGGACTACAAGAGTTAAAAAGTTGGTCCCGTCAGCATATATGTCTTTAAAGAAAGATATTTTGTTAATGAGCTTTGTATGTCTGAGGTCTTGTAGTTGATTTTACACACTTTACCTGACTGTTTTCACCAAGTAATTTCATGTCATGTGAATACTTTGTTTTAAGCAGGTTCACCGAGGTGCTGATCCCTCTTTGCCAGATCCTGTAATTGTTGAGCTAGAACTTGGTCTTGTGGATATATTTCTCAGTCTTTGCAGATTTGAATGGCAGGCTGGTTACAGGGAGTTGGCCACTGCTTTATTTCAGGCTGAAATTGAGTTTAGTTTGTTTTGTCCACCTTTGCTTTTCACAGAGCAGAGTAAGCAAAGAttgtttgaatatttttggaatagTGGTGGTGCTAGAGTTGGAGAAGAAGGAGCTCTTGGTTGGTCCACCTGGTTGGAGAAAGAGGAGGAAACTAGGCAGCGGATTGTCAAAGAGGAGCTTTCACGTGAAAATGAGGGTGGTGGCTGGACTGGTTGGTCAGAACCGTTGTCTAAAGATAAGGAGGTTGCTGCCAAAGTTGAAGATGAAGTCAACGATGATTTGGTTATGGAGGATAAtgaggatgaagatgaagatgaagatgttgagccAGAAGTTGATAATGAAACTTTAATGAAAATGCTAGGAATTGATGTCAATGCTGGGGATGGTGGTGAAGTGAATGATGCTTCAACTTGGATCAAATGGTCAGAAGTAGAATCTTCCAGAGATTGTGATCAGTGGATGCCTCTGCATACGAAATCTGGTAGAGTTCTCCTTCTTTATTCACTTGTCCCTCCTATACAGTATTGCTACATAGTGTGTGCACACAcgacatgttttctatgcttggATTTTTCTTGATTCTCTCCATGCAATGTGTACATTGTGCTGATTTTAGCATGTTGATTAACCATGAACAGATATGACCTCTACTGCTATTGGAACACCCAAAGCAGAAGCCGATGAACAACTGTTGAGAACTGTCTTATATGAAGATGTGAACGAGTACCTATTCTCCTTGAGCACAGCAGAGGCTCGATTATCTTTGGTATCCCAGTTCATTGACTTCTATGGTGGGAAGATATCTCAATTGTAATCTTCTTGGTCTTATATATCCTTTCCTACTCCCTAGGTTGCATCACAGTTGGTTGTGGGATCAGTTTTCAAAACCTAGGATTTGCATAGTATGATGGGTCCTTCCTTGCTTTGATGTGGCTTGGTCTTATTTGTATTTTAACCAGTTGAATGCAACTCATTTTGCCTGTCTTGCTTTTGTAGGGTTTCGTCAAACAGTCCAACTTGGACAGAGAATGTCCTTAGCTTTGAGGATCTGCCAGAATCTATGTTAGAGAAGTTGAAAAGCACCCATGAAGTGTTGACAAAAGAAGAAAGCAGTCCTACTGATTTCAGTTTTGGTTTTCTATCAGGCAGTATCTCAAGGAATGCTGATATGATGAAATTTCTACGCAATACTGTCTTACTTTTCTTGACTGTTTTTCCACGTAATCACATATTGGAAGAAGCTGTCCTTATTTCTGAAGAgctatttgtaacaaaaattaatcCTTCTAGTTGCATGGTTACACCATGTCGAGCTTTAGCAAAGTCCCTCTTAAAAAGTGATAGGCAGGTACTCATTTTTCCTCTCCTCTCAATTTCTCTTTTTTGTAACATGAATAAGTGTCTTCCTAAACAGAAGAGTTAGTATCTACTAGAATTATATTACAACTATCATTGTTGATATGATGATATACTTGTTATGATGAATCAACATTATGTTTTTGTTTGTTACACTGAAGAGCATaccacaagaagaagaaaagcgaaaataaaaatagagtgatGTTAGGGcttgtttagttttcattttcagTGTTTTTCTTTTCAAGGTTTTGTGAAGTAAAAagtgaaaatcataaaaataataaaatccttttttatttcattttcttttcttcacaatATCTTAGAGGCCCTTGCTTTTCAAATTTTATGTAGGACAGTATTTCTTACTCTGCCTGTTTCTTACTATCTGTACTTATTTTTGGTTAATGTAGGATGTTCTATTATGTGGTATATATGCTCAAAGAGAGGCAAGTTATGGTAACATTGATCATGCAAGAAAAGTGTTTGACATGGCGTTATTATCTGTGGAAGGGCTTCCTGTGGTATGTATTTGTATTTATCCTACTTTgctttttgttgttatttttgtatgtttttggATTTAATGATGATATCTTATCCTCTGATCATGACCCTGTTTGTCTTataatataacaaattaaatgcaGCTTCTGTGTATTACACAGGTATTATGCCTAAGACTTTATTCTTTTGTAATTGCTTTTGTTTACTTTATGGAGTAGGAACGACAGTCCAATGCTCCTCTTTTATATTTCTGGTATGCTGAGATGGAGCTTGCAAATAAATCTGATAATGATCGTGAATCTTCACATAGAGCAATACATATATTGTCATGCTTGGGTAGTGATACAAAATATAGCCCATTTAAAAGTCAAGCAACAAGTTTGCATCAACTTAGAGCACGTCAAGGGTTTAAGGAAAAACTGAGAACTGTACGATCATCTTGGGTTCGTGGTATAATAAATGATCAGTCTGTCGCTCTAATATGTTCCGCTGCACTGTTTGAGGAGCTCACCTCTGGGTGGGATGCAGGCATTGATGTTATGGATCAAGCTTTTGCAGTTGTGCTTCCAGGTTATGCATCTTTAGTAGCTAGTTTCTTGTCAGGAAAACATATCATACAGAAGCAGTTTGTCTTGTTACCGGAACTGACATTGTATATTCCTTAATACATGTTGACTTTGTTGCTTATGTTGTTTGTCTGTTTTGTTGCTACCTGCAGAAACGAGAAGCCATAGCTATCAACTTGAATTTTTGTTTAACTATTACATAAGGATGCTTCAGAGACATCAGAGCCAATCAAGTCTGGCTAAAGTTTGGGAGTCCATCTCCAAGGGACTCCAGATGTATCCCTTCAGCCCAGAACTTCTTAAAGGTGTAGTGGAGGTTGGCCATCTGTACACAACATCTAATAAAGTGCGGCGGGTGCTTGATGGCTATTGTTACAAGTAACATCCTTATTCAGTTTTCTGTGTATTATACTTTCAAACTTTGCTATGAGTTTTTAAAgcactcatttttttttttaaatgtaaatcTTCAGGAAACCATCTGTTGTTCTCTGGCTTTTTGCATTGTCGTATGAGATGTCTAGAGGTGGTTCACGGCATAGAATCCGTGGGTTGTTTGAAAGGGCGTTGGGTTCTGATAAACTTAGTACTTCTGTGGTACTATGGCGATGCTACATTGCATATGAAATGGACATTGTAAAGGATCCTTCTGCAGCTCGACGTGTTTTCTTCCGTGCTATCCATGCGTGCCCCTGGTGAGAACTTGTGTTTTAGATGTGCGAATGATATAAACTGTTGCCTTAGATGATGTAGAAATAATTAGTTTTTAGAGTTGAGTGTTAATGAACTTAGGGCTTTACCCCCAAAAATGTTGTGTGTATAAGCATATCACTAGACTCTCATCCTTAACCCaaatgtttttaatttagaattcaGACCTAGAAATATGAACTTTTCAAATATCTTGAAGCTTACCTTTTACTGAAATGTGTTGTGGGCAAGCATGCCTGGTACCTGTTTTGTATCTACTCCtgtgatatttatatatttatttcaataTGCATACCAGGTCAAAGAGACTATGGTTGGATGGCTTTCTCAGACTGAACTCTGTCCTTACTGCGAAAGAGCTATCTGATCTGCAGGAAGTTATGCGTGACAAGGAGTTGAATCTGAGAACTGACATATATGAGATCCTTCTACAGGAATCATGACATTTTTTTCTATGTTTGTGCCTGGATCTTATGAGAGTTGCGTTAAGATTTGTGGGGGTTTGCAAAATGTGCAGAACCCAGATATTGTGAATTGTTGCTTTAATGAGCAGCAATTGATGCTTCAAGGTCATAACTTGTAAATTCTGATGCAAATTGTAAAAATTGCTCTATGGCGATGCAAGATTTTTAGAGGTCATCCTCGGGTAAGGTATCTAAATATCGTGCCTGTATATAGTGGCCTTTTGTACCAtaacgaaaataaaaatatttatcctctgttgatttattttgcttattatttttttttaatctcacTTTTAGTGAGATCTTTTTTtgttaacataattttttttgttatcaaaactTTGTCATTTATCTATTTTGGGGTTATAATTTGTAACATTTGCTTCAGAAAATGGAGTGGCGCTAACGGGGCTCTCTTCATAATTCTTAAAAGTAATTCATTGTTACGTTcaataagaaggcaagaaattagtaAGAAATTagttcagaatattttttaaattcttttaggAGCATATTTGAGATATAGAAggtcaatattttttttctaatatgtcattatcaattatcttttttctacataattttatttttctacataaTTTTATTCGTGAGATAATTCGGAACATTGCTGAATTattttcatttatggatttaaaatcttgtagacgTAAGTATGTCCATTCATAtggggcttgaggaagtatcagtcttttgatgattatacattTCTTCAATATTCTTCCACCGATCTACAGGATCTTTTattgtgagatattcatttttcaatctttcATCAAGATGACGACTAAGGAAGATCATGGCTTTGACTTTAACCTTTTGCGATGCTTTATTTTTAGCCTTAATGGTATTTCCAAGATCCATTAAATCAAGATGAATTTCGGTATCTAATATCTATGATAAATAGTTGTTTCTAGATATattaagagcattaaattcaagatgagagagttgacataatgaaaatttattaccTGAGTCTTCTTAAATTTTTATCAGAGTTTCGTACTAATAatgtgttgtgaaataaataaataaaggggaaataaatataaaataaaaaagtatagtaGATGAttctagtattaatattcaccAATATTATTATATCAATATAATATAAATGATTCATATATATTCACTAAGTATATGTTGCAGTGtataaatagagagagagaggagtgtTTGTTGTGTGTCTTTCTTTTGCCTCAGACCGTGTTCTTTTATATGCGTAcaaattttactttttcaaactTCATTAAATTTGTTTCATCTTGAGAACTTGTATCtttcatcatagaaaaattgagcCGTCATCCATCCTTATCACAACAGAATTGACATTTAAACTCTTTTTAGCTAATTAATCCGGCCTTCTATTCCCTTCTCTAGAAATATGGGGGATCTTGATAATTCATTCTCTCCTCATGTCTTTGAATTTTCTCACCAAATTTTCTGGAGATAGGGAGTACTATTTTATCCTGGCCAACATATGAATAGCAAAAGTAGAATTCGCTTCCGAAATAATTCTTCTCAACTCCAGTTTTCAAGTTGTGTTGAGGCCATGGTATCACTATACCAAATtattttaaatggtttagaaaTTGAACTAAACTGCTTTTTTACATAGAAATTGGTTTTAAACCAATTTTATAATATCACTTTAAACTAGTTTATAtgctaaaattaatttttaacatataaaaaattaattttaatttctctctttcttccatctcttttttttctaaaattttttatttaaattaattaaatatattatttattgaaatttataACGCACAGAATATTTACTGATATATGTAACTTTATACATTTTTGATATTGTGACGCAAGGCACATTAAACACATATCTCGAGTACTCAGTCCCCTGGATACGTGTATTAATATTATGTACTTGTATTATTCGACTCGTATGATTAATTAAATATTCGACTTATTCCCCCTAGAATaacgatttaatttttttaaattaaaaaataatatgtgcAAAACCTCTTGATACGTCGATATAATAGTATATTaggtataaaaaaatttaaacccaaaataaaaaaagtattataatttgttatgatttaaataatatttatttaatttttatttatcaatttaattaaattttatcaaagatattaatttaaatttatttgagaaaaagacaaataggtcctgaTCTTTTGCCTGTGGACATTTTTGTTGCtgaccattaaaaaatatttttaagtccctgaccttcacaaaatttggacggatcagtccctccgtccaaatgcctccgtcagaccTAACGGAAAAGTCTGACGTGGCTCCCAtaatgcttgtcacgcgtacgcgtcgctatgAATTcaacaaatcctcatttctttatgaattctccactttgcatgattttttttcatttctttcaagccattcttgccttcaaaaatttaaatcattcaaacaaacatatcaaggtatcgaatgggaggaaaataaattaaatttagcaatttaataacctagaaaatatgttttcaatcattaagCACACTTAGGAGAAATTCaaaaaatcatgctattttagtaaataaatgtgaaaaaaattgataaaatccaccaaatttactacaatataaaccataaaattatggTTCATCAACTAATATACAAAATGTGTCTACCTACTTGATTACAAatgaatcaatctccaagaacatatatgaacaagtagggctaagatagtatgatgatttatgaattccactaattcaaatctcaaaatgaagtataaatatacttgcaagaagaaagctcgtgaaagtaTGGAAtaagggattgagcatcgaaccctcaccggaagtgtttgcactctaatctctTTAGTGTTTGAGgatcgattctctcaattctctactaatcttgctttctaaggcttgcttttcttctaccaatcaacatatattcaatgcatggatacacatatcaagaggtcttttcaagggttgtaatggggttagggctaaatttaatttacttttctcccattcgatgccttgatatgtttgtttgagtgatttaaagttttgaagacaagaatggcttgaaagaaatggaaaaaaaacatgcaaagtaatgaatttatgaagaaatgaggatttgctaaattcatggcgacgcgtacgcgcgagAGGGAAGTCTGCcaggcgacgcgtatgcgtgacaagcaTTATGGGAGCCACGTCAGACTTTTCCGTTGGGTCTAACGGAGGCATTtagacggagggactgatccgtccaagttttgtgaaggtcagggacttaaaagtatttttcaatggttaggGGCGAAAATGTCCACGGGGCAAAAaatcagggacctatttgtccttttctctttattttttaatcGGCTCTAATTTTATGCTATCAACAATCGAAAAAGAGcttaattttgatattattaCAGTGAaatttggtaccaattttatttcttttataatcaaactgaaccataaaaatcgatttttaacaaattgatttttataaaaaaaaaaagtgtagtttcaatttagtttttttttttaaattggtttatTTAAAGCAGTTTTAGTTCATTTTCAGTTCAACTTGGTTAAACTGATTTTTTTGAATACGACTACATGTAGGTCTTAACATGTTCAGACACGTAGAACTAACAGTCTACATCAATATGTCACGTCAGCATGCCATTAATAAGAAATAGTTTAGGGACTAACAAGAATCATGAATGTCAACTTTGAGGACTAAAAtgagtaaattaaaattttgagaatAAGTTTGAGGCGCGAGTGCAACTTTAGATACCAATACGAGTATTAATCATTCTTTATATACCATGCTTGTCTAATATGTCATATTGTCATTGTGGTTGTGAGTCTTATTGTGGCGGGTATTGTTGAGGCTTTTAATATTCTGTGTTACTAGTAGTTATCCTGAGTTTTTAACAAGGAAATTCTTATAATTATTGAAACTGCAAAAGTAAGGATTCACTAAGATTAAGGATGATAACACTACTAAAATCTGCAGATACCTAACCCCACTTTATCCAATGCGGGATGAGTTTTTAGTGGGATGAGATATTGGGATGAGTTTTTAGTGGGATGAGATATTGGATGGGACGGGGTCAGGGTCAGGGTCAAtcccgatatatatatatatatatatatatatatatatatatatatatatatatatatatatatatatataatagggtaATTCACACAAATAAATCAAATGAAGAGCAATATTACACCAATATCCTAAAATGAAAAAGCTTATATGGATGTCCATTTTTCACACTAATTTTATGTAAATCGAAGTTATAAAGCTCGATTTACACTaactctatataaatcgaatcaattaCTACTAATGCACTAATTACATATAAATCGATTCTAGCTGATTCGATTTACTGCTTCTGCAGCATATTACTACTTGTACAGATTATTGgaattgtttatttattatatattaactttaaaacataaatgtcaataaaaaaatactcttatttggatttaaataaaatataaaaaaatcaaaacgaataaaaatagaaatctaatttttttatttttgttcaaattccaaaaattttatatttttataaacttaagaatttaaaatggaacaataaacgatttctaaaaattcattaaaaattaatCTTTGACTCATTAGCATCTAAAAAATCATTACCGAAACTTTtgatattgaaaaaattaatataaagcaTAATCTTCCAAGGTGACATAGGACTATAGgagttaaaaattgaattttttcagAGTTAGAAGTAACAGATAGTTATACAATATAAATGactaactatatttatataatatgtaatttgagaaataattaaaatactatataaattaaattaccaccttgtagagttgtaggactatactttatattaatattttcaaCATAAAAAAGTCTCAATAATGATTTTTTATATGTTAATGAATTAAAggatgatttttaatgaatttttaaaaaatgtttattgttctattttaaatttataagtttaTAAAAATGCAGATTTTCTGgaatttgaactaaaacacaaaaattggatttctattcttattcgttttgatttttttgatattttatttgaattcaaatggAGGTATTTTCttatttacatttatattttaaagttaatataaaataaataaacaattataTCAATAATCTGTacaagtagtaaatcgaatcaactaTATTCGATTTACATGTATATGTTGCAGAAGTAGTACATCAAATCAAGTTAATTCGATTTATCATTGATATAACAGATATATAGTAAATCAAATCAAGTTGATTCGATTTACCATGTGTTTCCATTATAGCGTAAATCGAATCAAACATTGAAAATGTGCAAATCGAGTTTAATTGTTTCAATTTGCATAGATTTACTTTAGGACATGCATGTAAGCTAATTCACTTTAAAAAATTAGTGTAATTTTGATCCGCAAATAATTTATTTGTGTAAAAAttttcttatatattatatgtaatatatgtaaaataattagcaaattgattaataatattgattattttttaatttttattttaatttatgttatgtatgtgattatagttatttaaattttaaaatttaattttatttgttaaattttaataattatagagaCGGGTagagatgtaacaccctaccacatagagccTTATGGTTAAGTCAtaaaaacagaggtggcgaggtattacgacctctaaaaataaaatttagtatatatagtgtgaaaaatgtttataactaggagcctttgaagaaaaaggaggtaaaacaaaatcgttaaattgaaaagcgcaacactctgatCGATAATATAACGAAACAGATAAGGGATAAACTAACGCGAGTATATAAACAAGAGAGTACCAAAAATACGGATATCAAAACTCAAGACTcggtttgcgaagataaccgaCCCAAGCATAGAAGTATacatacatacacacacacacacatatatatatatatatatatatatatatatatatatatatatatatatatatagtaaggaACCCAAAAGAAACCCGAAAGACAAGTTACAGAACCTGTTCTCCaaaacaacctctaagaggagtcaaaacagtatatatgtatatagtggagataataagtatctaagtaagtacataaaaccaaaataaagtctCGAGAactaaggatcttcgctaatccagaagtctccagcatgcctcagcgaggagcctc
Encoded here:
- the LOC112750854 gene encoding uncharacterized protein, whose product is MDNKPPEQLTPTSTEEEVTAAATDETTSIFPLFPLTASSSSTLATSTVPQWLSNSSFTADVSLINDAVASQLRSETALSPPQRHRSDDDEEHEEDGGNRAQEKAVPRSSYEILESSESEGRDKKEKRSKKKRKKRKRDRSRERGGLDSYNSRKSGVRAWADSESSTAAKDYYFDSHGDRDNLAFGCIYRMDIARYKPYNPSKLSGLNVRRLYWRNHSVSLLEKESDVDTLDGTMKSAGRYWSGKYIALERHKSFKRLRLVAPKLSSVLADDEFIPLSDIGTSHRAVDSDSVSKTASVVEESWEDEMLNKTREFNKLTREHPHDEKVWLAFAEFQDKVAGMQRQKGARLQTLEKKISILEKSVELNPDNEVLLLYLLKTYQTRDSSDVLIGRWQKILVQHSGSYKLWREFLHVVQRDFSRFKVSEVRKMYAHAIEALSASCSKHSRQVHRGADPSLPDPVIVELELGLVDIFLSLCRFEWQAGYRELATALFQAEIEFSLFCPPLLFTEQSKQRLFEYFWNSGGARVGEEGALGWSTWLEKEEETRQRIVKEELSRENEGGGWTGWSEPLSKDKEVAAKVEDEVNDDLVMEDNEDEDEDEDVEPEVDNETLMKMLGIDVNAGDGGEVNDASTWIKWSEVESSRDCDQWMPLHTKSDMTSTAIGTPKAEADEQLLRTVLYEDVNEYLFSLSTAEARLSLVSQFIDFYGGKISQLVSSNSPTWTENVLSFEDLPESMLEKLKSTHEVLTKEESSPTDFSFGFLSGSISRNADMMKFLRNTVLLFLTVFPRNHILEEAVLISEELFVTKINPSSCMVTPCRALAKSLLKSDRQDVLLCGIYAQREASYGNIDHARKVFDMALLSVEGLPVERQSNAPLLYFWYAEMELANKSDNDRESSHRAIHILSCLGSDTKYSPFKSQATSLHQLRARQGFKEKLRTVRSSWVRGIINDQSVALICSAALFEELTSGWDAGIDVMDQAFAVVLPETRSHSYQLEFLFNYYIRMLQRHQSQSSLAKVWESISKGLQMYPFSPELLKGVVEVGHLYTTSNKVRRVLDGYCYKKPSVVLWLFALSYEMSRGGSRHRIRGLFERALGSDKLSTSVVLWRCYIAYEMDIVKDPSAARRVFFRAIHACPWSKRLWLDGFLRLNSVLTAKELSDLQEVMRDKELNLRTDIYEILLQES